In the Anaerolineales bacterium genome, CACAGCCAGGGCTGTAGCGAGGCCGGCAGCGGTGAGGGTAATCCGGGCGCCGTAGGCGAGCCGGGCCCACAGGTCTCGCCCCAGGGCGTCGCTCCCGAGAGGCAGACCGGGCGCCGGGCCTGACAAGGCGGCGGCCACCGGCTGGAAGGGATCATGGGCGGTCACCAAAGGGGCGAAGAGGCTGAGCAGCACGACCAGTCCCAGCCAGGTGACTGCTAGCGAGGCGCCAAGCTTGCCGCTCATCGCGAGCTGCGCAGCCTGGGGTCTGCGACCAACGCCAGCAGGTCAGCCGCCATGTGGCTGAGGGTGTAGATCACCGCCGCCAGCACGACCAGTCCCTGGGCGACGGGGTAGTCCCCCTGCAAAATCGACGATACGAGCAGGCGCCCGACCCCGGGTCGCGAGAACACGGTCTCGATCACCACGGTGCCCGCAAACAAGTGTGCCGCTTGGAGAGCGCAC is a window encoding:
- a CDS encoding ABC transporter permease yields the protein MSGKLGASLAVTWLGLVVLLSLFAPLVTAHDPFQPVAAALSGPAPGLPLGSDALGRDLWARLAYGARITLTAAGLATALAV